A DNA window from Pongo abelii isolate AG06213 chromosome 2, NHGRI_mPonAbe1-v2.0_pri, whole genome shotgun sequence contains the following coding sequences:
- the LOC129058405 gene encoding mucin-2-like: MHGPQTGTSAPHRVSSCMVLNWNISSPQGLQLHGPQIATSVPPRVSSCTTSNCNISSLLGLQQHGPQPGTSAHPTGSSAPRPSTCNTGSPPGLQMHSPQTGTSAPPQVSSFTALKLEHQLPARSPAARLSNRNISSPQGLQLHGSQTGTSAPHRVSSCTALKLQHQFPPGSPAAPPQAGTSASAPGLQLHGPQPATLAPHRVSRCSALKLEHQIPTGYPAARPSNWNIISPPRLQLHGPQIATSAPSRVSSCTAIKLEHQLPRGSPDAQTSNLNISSSPGHQLHGPQTGTSAPPLGLQQHGPTTGTSASPWVSSCTALKLEHLLPTGSPASRPSNWNFSSPPGLQLHGPQTGTSARRQIQTVPV, translated from the coding sequence ATGCatggccctcaaactggaacatcagctccccaccgggtctccagctgcatggtcttaaactggaacatcagctccccacAGGGTCTTCAGCTGCACGGCCCTCAAATTGCAACATCAGTTCCCCcccgggtctccagctgcacCACCTCAAACTGCAACATCAGCTCCCTGCTGGGTCTCCAGCAGCACGGCCCTCAACCTGGAACATCAGCTCACCCCACCGGGTCTTCAGCTCCACGGCCCTCAACTTGCAACACTGGCTCCCCACCGGGTCTCCAGATGCAcagccctcaaactggaacatcagctccacCCCAGGTATCCAGCTTCACGgccctcaaactagaacatcagctccccgccagatctccagctgcacggCTCTCAAACAGGAACATCAGCTCCCCAcagggtctccagctgcacggcTCTCAAACAGGAACATCAGCTCCCCACAGGGTATCCAGCTGCACGGCCCTCAAACTGCAACATCAGTTCccccctgggtctccagctgcaccACCTCAAGCTGGAACATCAGCTTCTGCCCCGGGTCTCCAGCTCCACGGCCCTCAACCTGCAACACTGGCTCCCCACCGGGTCTCCAGATGCtcggccctcaaactggaacatcaaaTCCCCACCGGGTATCCAGCTGcacggccctcaaactggaacatcatcTCCCCACCGCGTCTCCAGCTGCATGGCCCTCAAATTGCAACATCAGCTCCCAGCAGAGTCTCCAGCTGCACGGCCatcaaactggaacatcagctcccccGCGGGTCTCCAGATGCACAGACCTCAAACTTGAACATCAGCTCCTCGCCGGGTCATCAATTGcacggccctcaaactggaacatcagctccacCCCTGGGTCTCCAGCAGCACGGCCCTACAACTGGAACATCAGCTTccccctgggtctccagctgcacagccctcaaactggaacatctgCTCCCCACCGGGTCTCCAGCTTcacggccctcaaactggaaTTTCAGCTCCCCAccgggtctccagctgcacggccctcaaactggaacatcagctcgcCGCCAGATTCAAactgttccagtttga